In the genome of bacterium, one region contains:
- a CDS encoding SAM-dependent methyltransferase: protein PGGLLLVDNMFWNGKVVDRRVTDADTEAIRTFTRAVFDDPEFVSTIVPLRDGVLVARRLEAASAA, encoded by the coding sequence ACCCGGGGGTCTGCTCTTGGTGGACAACATGTTTTGGAACGGGAAGGTCGTGGATCGCCGTGTCACCGATGCGGACACGGAGGCGATCCGGACGTTCACGCGTGCCGTCTTCGACGATCCGGAGTTTGTGAGCACGATCGTGCCCCTGCGGGATGGCGTGCTGGTGGCCCGTCGCCTAGAGGCGGCCTCGGCCGCATGA